From Flexistipes sp.:
TGATGCTTCAGATATTGAAGATTGGACTAAGCTTGGTGAATAACAGTTGTTAGTAAATTTTATAAAAGAGCGGTGTGATATTATTATTGCATCGCTCTTTTTTTTATTAATTGCTTCAACATTTAAATTTTCAACTATAATTGAGGATTTTAGGGGTTCTAATTACTATTTATTATTATTTTTTCTTTTTTTTATATCTATATTCTTGATTCTAAGTAATTATAAAAAAAATATTTTTTCGTTTTCGTTTTTATTTGGTTTTTTATTTATAATATTCCTAAATATATATTATTCAAACAATGTGCATATTGCTTTAAATTACAATATTTATTTTTTCATTGTTATAATTGCTGGAATCGCAATAGTAAAATTAAGTAAAAACAGTGTTTCTTCTCTATTAAGTATATTATTTGTATATACCATTTTCTTAGCTTTCTCAGGAATTGTTCAATTTATTTTTGCAAAATTTGGCCTCGTTGGTATGTATCTTTGGGGGATTCCCATATTTGATAATACACGCATAATGAGCTTTATCGGTCAACCAAATATTTTGGCTGCATACATAAATATAGGAATAGTTTTGCTAATATTTAGCAAACATAAATTTTCCAGCAGTTTTATTTATTTTTTACTTAGTTTTATGTTTGCATTTGTTTTGGTATATACAAATTCCAGAGCTGGGGAGCTAACTTTTATTTTGTTAATGACATTACTGCTATTTGCTAACTTTAAAAGTAAATTTCTGGATTATAAATGGATATTTATGTTTGTTATTATTTTTGCCGTTATAAAAATAATCAGTATTAGCGGAGTTATTAGTATTGCAGAAGGTGGAAGAAGTGTTTTTTCGGAGTCAGCAGGTGTCAGTACTTTTTCCAGAATAATTTTTTGGTTAACGGCACTAACACTTTTTTGGAAAAATCCAATAACAGGAGTAGGAGCTGGAAGCTTTAATAC
This genomic window contains:
- a CDS encoding O-antigen ligase family protein; translated protein: MHIALNYNIYFFIVIIAGIAIVKLSKNSVSSLLSILFVYTIFLAFSGIVQFIFAKFGLVGMYLWGIPIFDNTRIMSFIGQPNILAAYINIGIVLLIFSKHKFSSSFIYFLLSFMFAFVLVYTNSRAGELTFILLMTLLLFANFKSKFLDYKWIFMFVIIFAVIKIISISGVISIAEGGRSVFSESAGVSTFSRIIFWLTALTLFWKNPITGVGAGSFNTSDATIQPQIADKLNLVYESIQSTFWAHNDFLHYLSEYGIVFIIVCIVIFYKLYKKFSSDKIQHYL